ACTACCTTCATCTGACTGTCAATGACCGGGTACCGGCTATGCTTGGTTTCATGATTCAGCTCATACCACTTTTCTATGTCATCTGCGGTGGTCAGCAAATGGGTGTCCTCAGCCGGTATCAAAATATCGGAAGCCAAAACGATTTCCTTTTTGATCAATTGGTCATAGATGGCTCTGTTAATCATGGTTGCTACTGTAAATGAATCATAGCTCGTTGAAATGACTGGAAGCTTAAGTGAATCAGCAAGCCTTTTCACCTCTTCTGTCGTATCAAATCCACCCGTGATCAGTACCGCTGCACCGGCGTTTAATGCCAGCTCATGGACTTTCTCCCGGTTCCCGACAATCAGAAGGCTGCCCGGGTCGACATATCTCATCATGGCATCGAGCTTCATCGCACCGATCACAAATTTGTTCAGTGTTTTATGTAATCCTTCCCTGCCGCCAAGCACTTGGCCGTCCACAATATTAACAACCTCGGCAAAGGTCAGTTTTTCAATGTTCTCTTTTAACTTCCGTTCAATCCGTATCGTCCCCACTCGTTCAATCGTGCTGACGACTCCCTGGTTCTCAGCTTCCTTGATTGCCCGGTAAGCTGTACCTTCACTGACAGATAAGGCTTTCGCTATCTGCCGGACCGAGATTTTGGAACCGATCTCTAGAGACTCAATATATTCAATAATTTGCTCATGTTTGGTAGCCACGTTTTTCCACCGTTCCTTTGGCTTCTGTTTTATCTGTTCTACTAAGATTGATTAATACAGATTATACAGACAATAAAACAGAAACTCAATGATTCTTAAGGCAGGTTTCCCTAGAATCCTCATTATATTCACTCTTTCGCTGTTTTGGATCTTCCGATAATTCCCCCAGTGCCATCCAAAAACCTTTCGTCTGTGCTATAAAAGCAATGCAGGCAAATGTGAGCCAAATGACAGAAAATACAAAAGAAGGACTGCCGGACTTTGAAAAATGCAGGTGGGGTATTCCATATACAAGAAGAGCCAACAGACATAAAGCTTTTAACGTACGGTTACTGGCCATAATAAAAACCTCCTTATCCCATGCTTATGCATCATAACAAGGAGGCAGACTAAACATACAGCTATCTTTCGATGGATTCACCCGGTTTCAGAACTTTACCTTCCACTTTTAAAGAAGATACAAACTGATCCGCATCCTGCTCGATGAGTGGGAACGTATTATAATGGATAGGCACCGTAAGCTTGGCGTTCACCCATTCAGCAGCCGTGGCAGCGTCTTCCGGCCCCATCGTAAAATTGTCACCGATCGGCAAAAACGCCACATCAACATTATTTCTCTCACCAATCAGCTTCATATCCGAAAATAAAGCTGTGTCACCTGCATGATAGATGGTCTTTCCTTCAGCAGAAAACAGAACACCTGCAGGCATCCCGGTGTATACGACCGTGCCGTCTTCTTCCGTAAAGCTGGAGCCGTGGAAAGCCTGGGTCCATTTCACGTGGCCCCACTCAAATTGATGGCCGCCTCCGATGTGCATCGGATGGACGTTCAGCCCCTTGGTTCCAAAATATTCAGCCAGTTCAAATGGGGCAACAATTAGACTGTTATTCTTTCTTGCGATTTCTTCCGCATCGCCTGCATGGTCATTGTGGCCATGTGTCAGCAGGATGACATCCGGCTTTACATCCTCAATATCCACCACAGCAGTATCATTGCCTTTAATAAAAGGATCAATCCAGATGGAATGTTTTTCGGTCTGGATCTCTACCGCAGATTGTCCGTGAAAAGTCAGCTTCATGTTCAACATCTCCTTTTACTTTCTCATTTCTACAATTCGAAACAGTACCTTCATTTCCTTCTCATTTCCGTTTTTTCTTCTTCTTAAACGCCGCTTTTCTTGAGACGCTTCGTTTACATCCCATATCCATAGTGATACATTGAAAGTATAGGATGTCTCCATCGTTATCAATGTAATCCGTCATACATAAGAAAGGAAGATAAAGATCATGCAAAAAATTGAAGCACTCTCAACTTGGCTGAAAGAACAAAATATTCAAGGGGCTTTTGTTACGTCAACGGCCAATGTTTACTATTTGTCCGGTTTTCGGTGTTTTCCTCACGAGCGCCTTCTGGGAGTTTTTGTTTTCCAGGACAAAGAACCAATTCTTGTCTGTCCCGGAATGGAAGAGCTGCAGGCAAGAAACGCCGGATGGAAGCATGAGATCATCGGTTTCTCTGATACCGACAACCCTTGGGAAATGCTGTCTGAACGAATCACAGACCGCGGTATTACTTCAGTGGATTCGATCGCCGTAGAAAAGGAACACCTTTCTTATCATCGCGGCATGCAGCTGTTGAACCTGTTCCCTAATGCATCCCTCGTTTCAGTGGAGCATGAACTGAATGCCATGCGGCTGATCAAAAGCGAAGACGAAATCTCTATTCTTCGTGAAGCAGCCCGCCTAGCAGATTTTGGAGTAGAAACGGGCATTGCTGCTATCGGAAAAGGCGTTACTGAGCTTGAACTCGTTGCTACCGTGGAGTACGCACTTAAGAAAAAGGGAGCAGCAGAAATGTCGTTTTCTACCACCATTCTGGCAGGGGAAAAATCGGCCATGCCTCACGGAAACCCTGGAATGAAAGAGATCCAGCCCGGGGATTTTGTCTTGTTTGATCTTGGTGTAGTCGTGGACGGATATTGTTCAGATATTACAAGAACAGTCGCTTATCAGTCTGTTTCTGAAAAGCAAAAAGAAATTTATGAAATCGTTAAGAAAGCACAGCAGGCATCTCTTGATCTCAGTAAACCCGGCACCCGTGTCGGAGATCTCGACCTTGCTGCAAGAAAAGTGATTGAAGATGCCGGCTATGGCCAACATTTCCCGCATCGCATCGGACACGGCCTTGGTCTTGATGTTCATGAGCATCCTTCCATGAACGAAAAAAATAACGATAAGCTGACCAAAGGCATGGTCTACACAATCGAACCAGGGATTTACCTCCCAGAAGTTGGCGGCGTCCGAATTGAAGATGATGTGTATATCACTGAAAACGGCCATGAGTGCCTCACTCAGTTTACGAAAGAACTGGTAATCGTTAAATAAGAACAAACAAAAAAAAGCGGATCCGCAAAGGATCCGCTTTTCTTATTTATCGATAAACTCGTGCACAGATTTATATTCCAGTCCATGAGCTTCTGCTACGGCTTCGTATGTGACATACCCTTCCAATGTATTGATTCCTTTTAAAAGAGCTTCATTTTTCCGGCAAGCTTCTTTATATCCCAGATTGGCGATCTGCACGGCATACGGGACGGTTACATTCGTAAGAGCGATCGTTGAAGTTCTAGGCACCGCTCCAGGCATATTGGCTACAGCATAATGAAGAACACCATGCTTTTCATAGGTTGGATTGTCATGCGTCGTGATCTTATCTACCGTTTCAAAAATTCCGCCTTGGTCAATGGCTACGTCAACTACCACTGATCCCGGCTTCATGGATTTGATCAT
This genomic stretch from Fictibacillus marinisediminis harbors:
- a CDS encoding DRTGG domain-containing protein encodes the protein MATKHEQIIEYIESLEIGSKISVRQIAKALSVSEGTAYRAIKEAENQGVVSTIERVGTIRIERKLKENIEKLTFAEVVNIVDGQVLGGREGLHKTLNKFVIGAMKLDAMMRYVDPGSLLIVGNREKVHELALNAGAAVLITGGFDTTEEVKRLADSLKLPVISTSYDSFTVATMINRAIYDQLIKKEIVLASDILIPAEDTHLLTTADDIEKWYELNHETKHSRYPVIDSQMKVVGIVTSKDIIGVDRYTPVDKVMTRSPITVNHKTSVASCAHIMIWEGIELLPVVNNSQKLLGILTRQDVLKSLQMIQKQPQVGETFDDLITASISEVKDGQGPRYKFEVTPQMTNYLGTVSYGVMTTLVIEGASRALRKIKKGDIVVENLTFYFIKPVQMESTIEIVPRVLEVSRKFGKVDVELYHDGAVVGKALLLAQLIGHRS
- a CDS encoding metal-dependent hydrolase translates to MKLTFHGQSAVEIQTEKHSIWIDPFIKGNDTAVVDIEDVKPDVILLTHGHNDHAGDAEEIARKNNSLIVAPFELAEYFGTKGLNVHPMHIGGGHQFEWGHVKWTQAFHGSSFTEEDGTVVYTGMPAGVLFSAEGKTIYHAGDTALFSDMKLIGERNNVDVAFLPIGDNFTMGPEDAATAAEWVNAKLTVPIHYNTFPLIEQDADQFVSSLKVEGKVLKPGESIER
- a CDS encoding M24 family metallopeptidase, translated to MMQKIEALSTWLKEQNIQGAFVTSTANVYYLSGFRCFPHERLLGVFVFQDKEPILVCPGMEELQARNAGWKHEIIGFSDTDNPWEMLSERITDRGITSVDSIAVEKEHLSYHRGMQLLNLFPNASLVSVEHELNAMRLIKSEDEISILREAARLADFGVETGIAAIGKGVTELELVATVEYALKKKGAAEMSFSTTILAGEKSAMPHGNPGMKEIQPGDFVLFDLGVVVDGYCSDITRTVAYQSVSEKQKEIYEIVKKAQQASLDLSKPGTRVGDLDLAARKVIEDAGYGQHFPHRIGHGLGLDVHEHPSMNEKNNDKLTKGMVYTIEPGIYLPEVGGVRIEDDVYITENGHECLTQFTKELVIVK